GACAAGCTCCCCGAGGAAGGTGGGGGAGTGGGCGATCTGAACGATGCTCTCGATCGCCGTCGCATCCGCGCCAATATTCGAGATCACCCCGCCGGAGCGGGTCACCTTCGCCGCGCGGGGGTCGACGATGAGCACCGCCGTGGCCGAATATCGCGTGAGAAAAAGCAGGCCGAAAACGAAGGCGGCGGCGGTCGTCGCGACGCAGACCACAGCGATCGGACGAAGATTGCGTCTGAAAAACAGCCCTATTGCGCGCAGGTCGACGAGCGTCGGCGCGGGCGCCGGGGCGCGATACGGCTCCGACGGGTCGGCATCCATATCGCCGACGCCCTCGCGCCATATCAGATGCTCGCGACTTTTGTTCATTGGCCTGATGGTTGTGGGCGACGCTCTAACAGTTAAGATAGAGCAGGGAAAAATTAACCACGCGTTACGTGGACCGCGCGCTTTCGAGGCGTATCGTCGTGGCGACCGCGCGTTTCGTTCGGTTTACAACCTTTGATAGCAGAGAAGACGCAGCAAAAATTGGCGGGCCGCAGACGTAGAAATTTAATCGTTGGGATAAGGCCTTTACGACGCAACTGGCGCCGCATGGGGGATCACTCTGGCGCGAATTTGGCCAGCGTTTGCGCGTTTCTCTCTCTCACGGATGACAAAGTCTTTACCGGGCCGGCTTAAACTGAGTCGTGTCAGCTGGCGCGGTAGGCGGCTCACCGCGACAGGTGACGCCCGCCCATTGCGTCGCGAGCAGGTCGTGAGGGTTCCGGAGAGAGAATGATGCGTGAGCGCCTGTTGACGCTCGTCGACAAGTTGAAGTCGCGCCCCACGGCCATCGGCGCCATTGTCGCAATGGCGATCAAGGCCGGCGGCGCCTTGTTGACTCTCGCAGTCTTCACACTTGCCGCGCGCGCGATGAGCACCGATCAGTTCGGACATCTCGCGGTCTGGTTCAACGCCATCGGCTTTCTGGCAGTCGCGGCGGTGATTGGCCAGGACACGCTCATCGCCCGTTCTTATGGCGAGTATGCCGGAAGCGGGGATTACCCGCAGGCCTGGGGCGCCTATCGGTTCGGTTGGGTGATTACGCTCCTCGCGGGGGCGGGATCGGCGATCGCCCTGCTTCTGTTCGTGCCGCTTTTCTTCTCCTGCGTCACGCATACGACGCTGCTCGCGGCGGCGTTTTTTCTCCTGACGCAAACGCTCCTGCATTACTCCTCGCATTCGACGCGCGTCATCGTGGGCTTTGTGGTGTCGGAGGCGACCCGAGAGTTGATCTGGCGCATCCTGTTGCTGGTGGTCGTGATCTGGGCCGTGCTGCATCAGGGCCTCACCACCGCTGAATTCTTCACGGCGGCGGGCGTCGGTCAGATCCTCTCGCTGGTCGTGGCGCTCTTTTTCGTGCGCCGCGTCTACCGCGCGCAACCGGTTGCCGCGCTCAGCTATGACAATTGGCGGAACTGGCTTTCGCGTTCGAGACCCATGTGGCAGTCGGCGGTGCTGGAAGCCGCGAGCATGTATTTCGACGTCATGCTCATCGGCTATGTGGCGTCGCCCGCCGCTGCTGGCGACTATTTCGCGGCGGCGCGACTCGCCAATGTGTTCCTCATGGTCATGACGGGGCTCAACACATATACGGTGTCGCGCAGCGCGACGCTCTATTTCTCGGGTCAGGTGGATAAGCTTCAGGACATATTGCGGTCTCTCATGCTCGTCTCGACGACGATGCTCGCGCCGCTGCTGTTGCTGATCTACATGTTCGGCGGCGACCTTCTGACGATTTTCGGCGCCCGCTTCGCCAGTAATTACTCCACGCTGGTGATCCTCTCGACAGCCTGCTTCGTCATGTCGACCTGCGGATCGGCTTCCGTGATCCTGCTCACGACCGGCCAGGAACGGCTTTATTCGCGCATCATCAGCGTCGCGACGGTGTTGCGCATCGCGCTCACTTCGCTTCTCGCCTGGCGCTTTGGCGCGACCGGGGCGGCCGTCGGCTGGGCGCTGGTGAATGCGCCGCTTTTCATGCTGCTGGCGGTCGTCTGCCGTCGTACGATTGGCGTCGATCCGTCTGTGCTGAACCTGCTCGCCCCCTTCAGCGAGAAATTGCGGTCGCGCGGCCTGGCCGGCACCAACGCGGGCTGAAGGCGACATTCATTTCAGGCTTTTGGTGTTCGTCGATCGGCTCCCGCGTCACCGATCGGTGGTGGCCACGCAATGCTGGTCGGCGCCTTCGATGGGCTGGCGGCGCCCGTCGATCCATTCATGCGTCAATTTGCGGAGCGGAAGATATTTGGGGGTGAGGATCGCGCCATCGATACATTCGAGCCGCCCGCTCCGATTGATCGTATGCAGGCGCGCGCCGGGCCATGTTCTTCCCGGGCTCATATGGCTGACGCAGCTCTGGGCGAAGTTTTCCGGATCGAGCCGGTCGATCCGCATGATGGCCAGCGCCTTGCCGTAGCCGCGCGAGCAGTCCTGCACCGGGCGGAACAGTCCATGCGGCGTGGCGACGACGGCGCCGGCGGGCCGCGCGAAGCGGGCGTCGACCACAACGGGATTGCGCGCGTGCGGCTCCCAGGGTCCAAAGAGTCCGGGCGCATGGTGAATAGCGAGCGTATCGGAATAGCCGCCGACGCCGTTCCGGACCACGGAGGTCATCCAGTATCGCCCGCCATGGCGGAACACTGTCGCGTCGGCGGCCTCGACATCGTCGAGAAGCGGGGCGACGGGCTCCCATCTGTCGGGAAAGGCGATGCAGCGGTAGAGCGTGACCCCGCGCGTCATCGAGGCTTCGGGGATCATGTAGAGATCGCCGTTTTCCTCGATGAGGAAGGGATAGGACAGGTGCCAGGGCTCCCTTATCACGGGAACAGGCTCTCCCGTCGGTCCGGCGTCATTGAACGCCTGATACCAGATTTCTCCAATGTTCGATTGGTAGTCGAGCCGCTCGAAGAAGACGCCGAGCCGCCCCCGCCACGCGATCGGGAAGGGGTCGGCCGCGAAGCCCATCTGGCGGTCCGACATGTGTCGCCAGGGCGCGCCGTCGATGGCGCCGGAGTCGATCACGCCGCGCCCTTGCGTGAAGCGCCAGCCGACCCGCCAGTGCGGCGAATGACAGCAGAGATGATAGAGCGCGCGACCGCATCGAAAGGCGAGATTTCGGAGAATGTAGGGAAGCGGCGCGACCGCGGCCCGGTCGATCCGCGCGGCGGTCGCGCCGGCCGGGCGCGGATTTTCAACCGCCGCTTCGATGAGCAGCGCCAGGCGCGAATAGACCGCTTCAAGTCCGCCGATCAGGCAGTCGGCGGATTCGAGAGAGGGCAGACCCTCGGCGACAATCGCCCCGGTCGCGACATTCGCGACGGCGATGACGGGCGCCTCGCCCGACATGATCGCGGCGACGGCGGCTTGATCGGTCGGGTGACCATCGTACAGCGGACGCAGGACGATCTCACCCGCGCCCGCATAGTCGCCGGCAAGATCGATGACGATGTCCGCTGCGACGGTCGTCGTGGCGCGGGGCGGCTCAAGGCGATCGCAAAGGGTGGGTTTGCCGCCTCGAACGAGGAGGCGCTCGGTCGCGATGAGGCGGGCGGCGGCCTGCGGCTGCGGCGCGCTTCCTGACGCGAGGCGGAAGCCCACCGTATCGCCGGGACGACGCGCCGCGATGCTGTCTCTCAATTGCTGATGCCATCTCAGAAAATGAGCGGGCGAAACGGCAATGACGATGTGTGTCACGACGCCGGTTCCTCCATCAGCCGCATGAATTGATCGATCATCGCGTCGAGGGGGTAGCGGTTGCTGAGGCGCCGTCCGGCCGTTGTCAGCGCCTCCCGCGTCGCCGGGTTATGAAGCACGCGCGCGACGGCGGCGGCGAAGGCGGGCGTGTCCGTCGCGTCGACGAAGAGCGCGCAGGGCGCGCCATCCACCGCGAGAACCTCCCGCAGCACGTCGATATCATTGGCGACGACAGGCGCGCCGGCCTGCGCCGCTTCAACCGGGGCCAGGCCGAATGTTTCCGCTGCGCTGGGAAAGACGAAACAGTCGAGGGCCGCGAGCAGCGCGCCGAGCCGCTCCTTGTCCAGCTCGCCGAGAAAATGCACGCGGCTCCGCACGCCGAGCGTCTCTGCCAAGCCCTCCAGACGCGCACGGTCGGGGCCTTGTCCGGCAAGCGCCAGATGGTGGCTTTCGTCGTGAGCCAGAAGCGCGATCGCGAGATCGAGTTGCTTGAGCCGACACAGCCGGGCGGCGCAGCCGAGCAGCGGCGCCTCCGCGGGCAGTCCAAGCCGCGCGCGCGCCTCGACCTTCGACAGATCGACGCTCTTGTCGATGAAGCCATGGTCGATGCGTCTCAGCCGCCTGGCGTAAGACCCTGAATAGGATCGATAGGCGGCTTCGGTCTGGGCGGAATTGACGACGATGTGGTCATAGACGCCGAGCGCGCCGAGCGCCTTGTCCACCAGCGCGACGGGGCGCGGAACGACCTCCGGCGCGGAGAGCTGATTGGCGATGACGCGCGGGGCGCCGGCAAGTCGGGCGACAGGCGCGGCGATTATGTTGCCATAGTGCTGAAGCGTGATGACCACGTCCGGCGCCGCGCGACGCAATTCGCGATGCAGCGCGGCGAGGGTTTTCAGCACGCCAAGCGGCGACGCCGGCCGGGACGGCGCGCAGAAGAAGACGTTGGGCTCGTGATCGAAGCTTTCGGTGCGCCGGTAGAGAAAGATCTGCCGCGTGCGCCATCCACGTTTTTCGAATCCGCTGGCGAGTTGACGCGCAACCTCCTGCGCGCCAGCGTTCTCGGCCTGCGTTTGAACGAGGACGACGGTCTTCTGCTGTTTTGTTGTCAAACGAACGGCTCTTGGGCGCAGGTTGAGCGTTGCAATAAAAAGCAAAAACATAAACTTTCCTTGAAGCGGTGAGCGGGTATGTGACCTGTGACGCGGACCTCCGCGCGGTGGCCAAAGGATCAATCCATGACTGGGACGCAGCCTTCCTTCATCGAACGCGCCTACATTGCCGGCGAATGGATTGCAGCCGACAGCGGCGCCGTCTTCGCCGTCACCAATCCCGCGACAGGCGAGACGCTCGGCTCCGTGCCGGACATGGGCGTCGCGGAAACGCGGCGTGCGATTGAAGCCGCGCAAAGGGCGCTGCCCGGCTGGCGTGACCGACCCGCAAAGGAACGCGCGCAGATCATGCGGCGCTGGTTTGAGCTGGTGATGGGGGCGCAGGAGCGGCTGGCGCAGATCATCACGGCGGAACAGGGCAAGCCGCTTGCGGAAGCGCGTGGCGAAATCGCCTATGGCGCGGCGTATATCGACTGGTTCGCGGAGGAGGGGCGCCGTGTGTATGGCGACATCGTCCCCGGCGCCACGGACCGGCGTCTGCTGGTGATGAAGCAGGCGGTGGGCGTCACGGCGGCGATCACGCCGTGGAATTTTCCTTCCGCGATGCTGGCGCGCAAGGTTGGGGCGGCGCTCGGCGCGGGCTGCACGATGGTCGTGAAGCCGGCGGAGCTGACGCCATTTTCGGCCCTGGCGCTCGTCGATCTCGCGGAATGCGCCGGCGTGCCGGCGGGCGTCGTCAATGTCGTGACCGCGAAGGACCCGGTTCCCGTCGGGCAGGAGCTGACGCGCAATCCCATTGTGCGCAAGATCAGCTTCACCGGCTCGACCGAAGTTGGCCGCATTCTGCTGCGTCAGGCGGCCGAGAATATACAGAAATGCTCAATGGAGCTGGGCGGCAATGCGCCGCTCATCGTCTTCGACGACGCCGATCTCGACCGCGCGATACACGGCGCCATCGCCACCAAATATCGCAATTGCGGACAGACCTGCATTTCCGCCAACCGCTTTCTCGTGCAACGGAACGTCGCCGACGCCTTTGCGCGGAAGCTCGCCGAAGCCGCATCGACGCTGAAGGTCGGGCCTGGCGCGGAGGAGGGCGTCGCCGTCGGGCCGCTGATCGAGCCGGCGGCGATCGAGAAGGTCGAGCGCCACATCTCCGACGCGGTGGCGCATGGCGCACGCGTGCTCACCGGCGGCGCGCGCCACGCGCTGGGCGGGCTGTTCTTCCAGCCGACCGTGCTCGCCAATGTGCCGGCCGACGCGCTAATCTTTCAGGAGGAGACTTTTGGCCCCGTGGCGCCGGTCATTCCCTTCGACACAGAGGAGGAGGCGATCCGGCTCGCCAATGCGACGCCCTACGGGCTCGCCGCCTATTTCTACAGCGGCGATCTGGCGCGCATTTTTCGCGTCGCCGAGCGGCTGGAGTTCGGCATGGTGGGCGTGAACGAGAGCCTCATCTCCACCGAGGCCGCCCCCTTCGGCGGCGTGAAGCAGTCCGGCCTCGGCCGGGAGGGATCACGCTACGGCCTCGATGATTATCTGGAAATCAAATATGTCTGCCTCGGCGGCATGTGACGATCACAGCGCTGCGCGGCAGACCATGCGGGTCACCGTGCCGCGCACGCCATAGCCCTCGTCGGCTTCCACGACGACCTCGCGGCAGTCCTGCTTGACGGCGACGGTTTCGGCGGCGGCGGCGTCGCGTGCAAAAATCCCCTTGGCGGCGGCGACGCTCACACCGGCTCCAAGACCCAGAACCGCGACGGCGAGCGCGACGCGAAGGCTGCGGGCGGCGAAGCTGCGGGAAGTCGTGCGGATCATGGTCGGTCCCCTCTCTGTCAGCGCGTTCGATCGGCGCTTGTGAAGAGGTTTAGACCGGCGGGCCTGGAATGTTTGTGCGCCGGCGCACGTTTCATTCATGCCCGTCTCGCCATTGCGGCGCGCAAAAACGGCGCGGGCAAAAAGAAACCCGCCGGTCTCCCGGCGGGCTCCGTATTTCAAGTCGGCGCCGATCAGACGTCGAAGCCGCCGTCGCCGCCGTCGTCGAACCCGCCGCCGTCGTCGAAGCCCGGGTCGGTGCTGTAGTCGGCGTCGCTGACGCCGCCATCGTCGCCGCCCCAGCCCTGATCGTAGCCGGCGTCGGTCGCGCCGGCCTCGGGCGAGTCGCCATAGTAATTGTTGATCACGGTCGTCTCGCTGGTCGGCGTGAAGCCCGAGCCGATGCCGAGATTGGCCATGCCGTGACCGCCGCCGGTGAACAGGCCGCGAATGCTCTCCGCGAGCAGGACGCCGCCCGCGACGCCCGCGGCCGTGCCGAGCGCGCCCTTCAGGAAGCCGCCGCTCTCCGGCTGCTGCTGACCCCAGCCTTGCGGGGCGTAGCCGCCGGCGACCGGACTATTGCCCTGCGGCGCGCCCCAGGGGCCGCCCGGGGGCGGCATGGGACGGCGCGGCGGGGGAGGGGCCGGACGGGCGCCGCCGCCAAAGAGCCCACCAAGGAAGCCGCCGCCGCCCGCGGGCTTCGACTGCAAGTCCTTCACCTGCGCTTCGAGCTCCTCGATACGCGTATTGGCGCCCTGCAGGGCCTGATCCTGCACGATGACCGTCTGCGCCAGTAGATAGGGCGCAGCCGGCTGCTGCCTGATCTGCTCGGTGATGAAAGCTTCCGCCTCCTGGTCCCGTGGACCGCTGGCGGCGCTCTTCGTGCGCTCAAACAGCCCGACGAGCAGTTGACGTTCTTCCGGTGACATCCGTCTCTCCCAATAGGAACCGGCCCGAAAGGCGCGGCGTCTGGAAATATGGGGGATGCACGGAGAGGCGCCAAGACGGGGCGGGGGCTTTGGCGGGTTAAACTTTGGAAAGCCGGAAAAAGGAGCCTACTCCCCCGAGAGCGCCATATCGTCCCGGTGGATCACCTCGTCCGGCCCCTTGAAGCCGAGCAGCGCCTCGATGTCCTTCGTCGAGCGTCCAACGATTTTCGCCGCGTCCAGCGCGTCATAGGTGACCAGCCCACGGCCGATCTCGCCGCCCTGATGGTTGCGGATCACGATGCAGTCGCCGCGCGCGAAGGCGCCCTCGACGCGGGTGACGCCCGCTGGCAGCAGGCTCGCGCCCGTCGCCAGCGCCCGCGCCGCGCCCTCGTCGATATGAACCGCGCCCTTGGGCTCCAGCGAACCGGCGATCCATTTCTTGCGGGCGGTGACGGGGTTCGAGGGGGTGAGGAACCAGGTGCAGCGTTCGCCTTTGGCGATCCGTTCGATCGGCGCCTCCGCGCGGCCGTCGGCGATGACCATATGCGCGCCGCCGGTGGTGGCGATCTTGGCCGCCTCGATCTTGGTGCGCATGCCGCCGCGCGAATACTGCGAGGCCGCGCCGCCGGCCATCGCCTCGATCTCGGCGGTGATGCGCGGCACGACCCGAATGTGTTGCGCGGAAGGGTCGGACGCCGGCGGGGCGGTGTAGAGCCCGTCCACATCGGAGAGCAGCACCAGAAGGTCGGCGCTGGCCATGGTGGCGACGCGCGCGGCGAGGCGGTCATTGTCGCCGTAGCGGATTTCGGCGGTCGCCACCGTGTCGTTCTCGTTGATGACCGGCACGGCGCGCAGCGACATGAGTCGCGTCAGGCATTCGCGCGCATAGAGGTAGCGGCGGCGCTCCTCCGTGTCGCCGAAGGTGACGAGCACCTGGCCGGCGACGAGCCCGCGCGTCTGCAGCGCCTCGGCCCACAGCCGCGCCAGCGCGATCTGGCCGACGGCGGCGGCGGCCTGGCTGTCTTCGAGCTTCAGCGCGCCATGGGGGAAGCCGAGCACGCTGCGTCCCAGCGCCACGGCGCCCGAGGACACGACCAGCACATCCGCGCCGCCGCGATGCAGGGCGGCGATGTCGTCGGCGAGCCGGGTCAGCCAGCCGCGCTTCGCCGAGGCTTCCTGCGGGTCGACGAGGAGCGAGGAGCCGACCTTGACGACGATTCGGCGAAAGGAGGCGATGTCGGGGGCGCGGTGGGTCATCTGCACCGATGGAAGGCTCTCGAGAATCCGGGGACGCGCGACAGTTAGCCCAGGGGCTGGCCGACTGCAAATGACGCCGCCATCTGCCGCGCTTGCCATGCGCGGCTGGCGCGTCAGCTATCCGTTCTCCGCCACATGAGGATGAAAGCGATGCACCCGCAAGGTGAGATTTTGCTCAAGGCCATGGCCGTGGCGTGCATGACCTTCTTCGTGGTCAAGATCGGCGCCGTGGGCCTGCCGGTTCTCATGGCGGCCCTCGCCGCGAACTGACCATCCGGCAAAGCTTAAGGTTTGCATCGGTCCGAAATTGGGGGCAATGCTAGTGCTTGGCCATATGGGCGAGGGACTGGCATCTATGAGCACGACCATATCCAAGGAATATCTGGATTTGCAGTCCACCCTTCACGAAAACCCCCACTACGGGGTAGCGTCGCTGGGCTATGCGCCGACGATTGCAGATGTTTTTCGAACGATCGGGGCGCAGTCCGTCTCGGATTACGGGGCGGGAAAATGCAATCTCAGGACGGGCCTCGAAAAGGCGGGCCTGCGCGCTTTCGCCTATTTCCCCTATGATCCGGTCTTTCCGGATTACGGGTCGCCGCGGACGGCCGACCTCGTCTGCTGCATCGACGTGCTGGAGCATATCGAAGAGGAGTTCCTGCCCAACGTCATCGCCGATCTCGTCAGGATCACGGAAAACATCGGGTTTTTCACCGTGGCGACCGGACCCGCCCAGAAAGTGCTGGCCGATGGACGCAACGCCCATCTGATTCAGAAGCCCGCCGCCTGGTGGCTGCCGAAGTTCCTTCCGCACTTCAATATCGAGCATCTCGAAAACGACGAACAGGGCTTCTGGATGATCGTGCGGCCACTGGCTTTGCTGGAAAATGGCGGCCCGGCCTTCCGCAGGGTCCTTCCCGCGCGAAACGCGCCCCCTGAGAAGCCACAGGGCCTGAGCGGCGTGTTGCGCCAGATCCGGGAGACGCTCGCCGGCTCCCCGGCGAGCTGAAGGACCGCAGCGCGACGCTAATTCTGCGCGGCTCCCTCGCTGATGACGTCGGCGTAGCCCAGGCTCGGCGGAAGCGTTTCATGGCGAAGCGCCTTCCGCCCGTCGGTCCCGACGAGCGCGCCGCCCAGCATGGACAGAGCGGCCAGGAGAATAACAAGGCGGATCATCTCTCCCTCCCAGGCGGATCGGGATTTTTCGTAAATGTGCGGCGCGCGAATTGGTTCCTGCCGTCGCCCCGCGCGCCTCGATGGCTGGAGAGCGGCGACAAAATCCCCGACAACATGGACCCACCGGTTGCGATCTGTTGCCGAAAGGTCACAGGTCGAAGGTTTCAGGTCGTCGGTGTGTTGTTGACGGTTGCCTCATGTTGCGCCGTTGGACTAATTGTAACGTCTCTAATTGCTTAGCTTCAGCCAATTCCCACCAAAGGAAAACAGGACAAGATGAAAAAGCTGGCTCTCACTGTTGCTACCCTCGCGCTGACCGTCGGCGGCGCCGTCGCTGCTGATCTTCCGTCGCGCAAGGCCGCTCCGATGCTGCCGCCGCCGCCGCCGGCCCCGCTGTGGACCGGTTTCTACGTGGGTCTGAACGTCGGTGGCGGCTGGACCGCCAACAGCGTCAACCCGAACCAGCTGACGCCGTATGTCTCGACGGCGAACGGCAGCCTGTCCCTGCTTCCGGGCAACGGCAATGGCGGCGGCAACGCCGGCGGCGTCGTGGGCGGCGGCCAGATTGGCTACAACTATCAGTACGGCTCGAACATCGTCGTGGGCGTCGAGACCGACTTCCAGGGCACGAGCATGAGCTCGGGCGGCAACGCCAACTACATCATCTATTCGGATCCGAACGTCGCCGGCGCCTTCCTCTATCCGCTGGCTCCGGGTGGCAATCTGGGCGTCTCGCTGAGCTGGCTCGGCACCGTGCGCGGCCGCGCGGGCTTCCTGATCACCCCGACCCTGCTCGTTTACGGCACGGGCGGCTTCGCCTATGGCGAGGTCTCGGGCAACGCCTCGAACCTCTCCAACACCCGCACCGGCTGGACCGCCGGCGGCGGCGTCGAGTGGCTGTTCATGCCGAACTGGTCGGCGAAGGCCGAGTATCTCTACACCGACCTCAACAGCGGCGGCGCCACCGGCGCGTTCGGCTATCAGGTCGGCTATCATCGCCACCCGCAGTTCAACATCGTGCGCGCCGGCGTGAACTATCACTTCAACTGGGGCGGCTCCGCTCCGGTCATCGCGAAATACTGATCCGCGACATCGCTGGATCGAGAGCGAACCAGAAAGCCCGGCGGAAACGCTGGGCTTTTTCTTTTGCGCGGGCCGCACGGCCGCGTCACACGCGCGCCGCCGGCGCATCCTCGGTTTTGGAGCAGGGCGCGCCGCGAATCAGGTTGTGGTTGCGTTTCCCCTTGCGCGCGTTATGCTGAGGCTACATTGCCGGGCCATCACCACGGCAACCCAGAACGCTCGCAACCGGCGGATGTAACCGGGGCGGGCGTTTCGCGTTTCAGGATCAGGATTATCCGCGCCTCGTGAGATGCATGGCCGCGGCGCGTGAGGCGGGCCAGAAAACATCCGTGGCTGTTATGGCTTTGGTAGACCGGCGTGCCCAGGGTCCCGCCACAGCGCCGCCAGTATCCATATGATTTTAAATGGCAGGAGTGGAGGGGCTCGAACCCCCAACCCCCGGTTTTGGAGACCGGTGCTCTACCAGTTGAGCTACACTCCTGCAGCGTCTGAAGACGCGCGCTTCTCTTGCCGCAACAGCGCGGCCGGCGCAAGGGGCCTTTTCTGCTTTTCGTCA
The DNA window shown above is from Methylocystis echinoides and carries:
- a CDS encoding lipopolysaccharide biosynthesis protein, whose amino-acid sequence is MMRERLLTLVDKLKSRPTAIGAIVAMAIKAGGALLTLAVFTLAARAMSTDQFGHLAVWFNAIGFLAVAAVIGQDTLIARSYGEYAGSGDYPQAWGAYRFGWVITLLAGAGSAIALLLFVPLFFSCVTHTTLLAAAFFLLTQTLLHYSSHSTRVIVGFVVSEATRELIWRILLLVVVIWAVLHQGLTTAEFFTAAGVGQILSLVVALFFVRRVYRAQPVAALSYDNWRNWLSRSRPMWQSAVLEAASMYFDVMLIGYVASPAAAGDYFAAARLANVFLMVMTGLNTYTVSRSATLYFSGQVDKLQDILRSLMLVSTTMLAPLLLLIYMFGGDLLTIFGARFASNYSTLVILSTACFVMSTCGSASVILLTTGQERLYSRIISVATVLRIALTSLLAWRFGATGAAVGWALVNAPLFMLLAVVCRRTIGVDPSVLNLLAPFSEKLRSRGLAGTNAG
- the proB gene encoding glutamate 5-kinase, translating into MTHRAPDIASFRRIVVKVGSSLLVDPQEASAKRGWLTRLADDIAALHRGGADVLVVSSGAVALGRSVLGFPHGALKLEDSQAAAAVGQIALARLWAEALQTRGLVAGQVLVTFGDTEERRRYLYARECLTRLMSLRAVPVINENDTVATAEIRYGDNDRLAARVATMASADLLVLLSDVDGLYTAPPASDPSAQHIRVVPRITAEIEAMAGGAASQYSRGGMRTKIEAAKIATTGGAHMVIADGRAEAPIERIAKGERCTWFLTPSNPVTARKKWIAGSLEPKGAVHIDEGAARALATGASLLPAGVTRVEGAFARGDCIVIRNHQGGEIGRGLVTYDALDAAKIVGRSTKDIEALLGFKGPDEVIHRDDMALSGE
- a CDS encoding outer membrane protein, with product MKKLALTVATLALTVGGAVAADLPSRKAAPMLPPPPPAPLWTGFYVGLNVGGGWTANSVNPNQLTPYVSTANGSLSLLPGNGNGGGNAGGVVGGGQIGYNYQYGSNIVVGVETDFQGTSMSSGGNANYIIYSDPNVAGAFLYPLAPGGNLGVSLSWLGTVRGRAGFLITPTLLVYGTGGFAYGEVSGNASNLSNTRTGWTAGGGVEWLFMPNWSAKAEYLYTDLNSGGATGAFGYQVGYHRHPQFNIVRAGVNYHFNWGGSAPVIAKY
- a CDS encoding NAD-dependent succinate-semialdehyde dehydrogenase, with protein sequence MTGTQPSFIERAYIAGEWIAADSGAVFAVTNPATGETLGSVPDMGVAETRRAIEAAQRALPGWRDRPAKERAQIMRRWFELVMGAQERLAQIITAEQGKPLAEARGEIAYGAAYIDWFAEEGRRVYGDIVPGATDRRLLVMKQAVGVTAAITPWNFPSAMLARKVGAALGAGCTMVVKPAELTPFSALALVDLAECAGVPAGVVNVVTAKDPVPVGQELTRNPIVRKISFTGSTEVGRILLRQAAENIQKCSMELGGNAPLIVFDDADLDRAIHGAIATKYRNCGQTCISANRFLVQRNVADAFARKLAEAASTLKVGPGAEEGVAVGPLIEPAAIEKVERHISDAVAHGARVLTGGARHALGGLFFQPTVLANVPADALIFQEETFGPVAPVIPFDTEEEAIRLANATPYGLAAYFYSGDLARIFRVAERLEFGMVGVNESLISTEAAPFGGVKQSGLGREGSRYGLDDYLEIKYVCLGGM
- a CDS encoding glucosamine inositolphosphorylceramide transferase family protein; the encoded protein is MTHIVIAVSPAHFLRWHQQLRDSIAARRPGDTVGFRLASGSAPQPQAAARLIATERLLVRGGKPTLCDRLEPPRATTTVAADIVIDLAGDYAGAGEIVLRPLYDGHPTDQAAVAAIMSGEAPVIAVANVATGAIVAEGLPSLESADCLIGGLEAVYSRLALLIEAAVENPRPAGATAARIDRAAVAPLPYILRNLAFRCGRALYHLCCHSPHWRVGWRFTQGRGVIDSGAIDGAPWRHMSDRQMGFAADPFPIAWRGRLGVFFERLDYQSNIGEIWYQAFNDAGPTGEPVPVIREPWHLSYPFLIEENGDLYMIPEASMTRGVTLYRCIAFPDRWEPVAPLLDDVEAADATVFRHGGRYWMTSVVRNGVGGYSDTLAIHHAPGLFGPWEPHARNPVVVDARFARPAGAVVATPHGLFRPVQDCSRGYGKALAIMRIDRLDPENFAQSCVSHMSPGRTWPGARLHTINRSGRLECIDGAILTPKYLPLRKLTHEWIDGRRQPIEGADQHCVATTDR
- a CDS encoding glycosyltransferase family 4 protein; the encoded protein is MTTKQQKTVVLVQTQAENAGAQEVARQLASGFEKRGWRTRQIFLYRRTESFDHEPNVFFCAPSRPASPLGVLKTLAALHRELRRAAPDVVITLQHYGNIIAAPVARLAGAPRVIANQLSAPEVVPRPVALVDKALGALGVYDHIVVNSAQTEAAYRSYSGSYARRLRRIDHGFIDKSVDLSKVEARARLGLPAEAPLLGCAARLCRLKQLDLAIALLAHDESHHLALAGQGPDRARLEGLAETLGVRSRVHFLGELDKERLGALLAALDCFVFPSAAETFGLAPVEAAQAGAPVVANDIDVLREVLAVDGAPCALFVDATDTPAFAAAVARVLHNPATREALTTAGRRLSNRYPLDAMIDQFMRLMEEPAS
- a CDS encoding DUF2076 domain-containing protein, encoding MSPEERQLLVGLFERTKSAASGPRDQEAEAFITEQIRQQPAAPYLLAQTVIVQDQALQGANTRIEELEAQVKDLQSKPAGGGGFLGGLFGGGARPAPPPPRRPMPPPGGPWGAPQGNSPVAGGYAPQGWGQQQPESGGFLKGALGTAAGVAGGVLLAESIRGLFTGGGHGMANLGIGSGFTPTSETTVINNYYGDSPEAGATDAGYDQGWGGDDGGVSDADYSTDPGFDDGGGFDDGGDGGFDV